From the genome of Zalophus californianus isolate mZalCal1 chromosome 6, mZalCal1.pri.v2, whole genome shotgun sequence, one region includes:
- the MAGEL2 gene encoding MAGE-like protein 2, producing the protein MSQLSKNLGDSSPPAEAPKPPVYSRPTVLMRAPPASSRAPPVPWDPPPIDLQASLAAWQAPQPAWEAPQGQPPTPVAPMAQPPALGGPMVQAPPLGGPMGKPPTPGVLMIHPPPPGAPMAQPPTPGVLMMHPSAPGAPMAHPPPPGTPMAHPPPPGTPMAHPPPPGTPMAHPPPPGTPMVHPPPPGTPMAHPPPPGTPMAHPPPPGTPMAHPPPPGTPMAQPPTPGVLMAQPLTPGVLMVQPPAPGAPMAQPPPPGALMTQPPPPGAPMAKPPGPGVLMIHPPGSRAPITQPPASGAPMAQPAAPPAQPLASWAPQAQPLILQIQSQVIRAPPQVPQGPQAPPAQLATPPGWQATSPGWQAPPQGWQATPLAWQATQVTWQAPTIAWQAPPPVRQGPPPIRPGPPPIRPGPPPVRQAPPPIRQAPPLIRQAPPPIRPAPQVLATPPPLWQALPPPPPLRQAPQARLPTPQVRAAPQVRAAPQVPTAPPATQVPTAPPAGPQAPQAVLSAPLSAPQAVHCPPIIWQAPKGQAPVPHELPTSMEFQDVQQAQALAWQAPKAPGQFWQPVPTQEAQRQGPPLVQLEQPFQGVPASQKALQIQLPTQQAQPSGPQAELPTLQLQPSWQGPPTALQGQPGAPLAAANFPMGSAKSLMTPSGESRASSIERRTSSKERRTSSKERRAPSKDRMIFAATFCAPKAVSAARAHLPTAWKNLPATSETFTATSRVFPTTSRFQPASSNAFQGPSAPSETPKSLPLALQDPFACVEALPAVPWVPQPNVNAPKAAQAVPTILMATAAAPKAMATTQEASKTSAEPPPRRSGKATRKKKHLNTEEDSSGPMLALRDWQAPRPWENLNLNDWEVENPIQVLGDWEGPSTSRGLSGWEGPSTSRILSGWEGPSTTWALSAWEGPSTSRALGLWESPGSPQPLIISEFANLSQGFGATQHDPKLETQALSPLDERANALVQFLLVKDQAKVPIKRSEMVKFIIREYKDECLDIINRANNKLQCVFGYQLKEIDPENHSYIIINKLGHHKGEPVASYLDRPKLGLLMVVLSLIFMKGNCVREDMIFSFLYRLGLDVRETHALFGNTKKLITEVFVRQKYLEYRRIPYTEPAEYEFLWGPRAFLETSKMLVLRFLAKLHKRDPRCWPLQYFEALAECESEDLDEDEPGSGDNAGDPTSSSPPR; encoded by the coding sequence ATGTCGCAGCTAAGTAAGAATTTGGGTGATTCGAGTCCCCCGGCCGAGGCCCCTAAGCCTCCGGTCTATAGCCGCCCTACGGTTCTGATGCGGGCCCCGCCCGCCTCCTCTCGGGCTCCGCCAGTCCCTTGGGATCCACCTCCGATTGATTTGCAGGCTTCACTGGCCGCTTGGCAGGCACCTCAGCCTGCTTGGGAGGCCCCACAGGGCCAGCCGCCTACCCCAGTGGCTCCGATGGCCCAACCTCCGGCCCTGGGTGGCCCGATGGTCCAGGCTCCCCCTCTGGGAGGCCCGATGGGCAAGCCTCCGACTCCCGGAGTCCTGATGATCCATCCTCCCCCTCCGGGAGCCCCGATGGCCCAGCCTCCGACTCCGGGAGTCCTGATGATGCATCCTTCAGCTCCCGGAGCCCCGATGGCCCATCCTCCCCCTCCGGGGACCCCGATGGCCCATCCTCCCCCTCCGGGGACCCCGATGGCCCATCCTCCCCCTCCGGGGACCCCGATGGCCCATCCTCCCCCTCCCGGGACCCCGATGGTGCATCCTCCCCCTCCGGGGACACCGATGGCGCATCCTCCCCCTCCGGGGACACCGATGGCTCACCCTCCCCCTCCGGGGACACCGATGGCCCATCCTCCCCCTCCGGGGACCCCGATGGCCCAGCCTCCAACTCCGGGAGTCCTGATGGCCCAGCCTCTGACTCCGGGAGTCCTGATGGTCCAGCCTCCTGCTCCGGGAGCCCCGATGGCCCAGCCTCCGCCCCCAGGAGCCTTGATGACCCAGCCTCCGCCTCCGGGAGCCCCGATGGCCAAGCCTCCTGGTCCCGGAGTCCTGATGATTCATCCTCCAGGTTCGAGAGCTCCGATCACCCAGCCTCCAGCTTCAGGAGCCCCGATGGCACAGCCGGCAGCCCCACCTGCGCAGCCTCTGGCTTCTTGGGCCCCACAGGCTCAGCCTCTGATTCTGCAAATCCAGTCTCAGGTTATAAGGGCTCCTCCGCAGGTTCCCCAGGGCCCGCAGGCCCCGCCGGCGCAGCTGGCCACACCCCCCGGCTGGCAGGCCACCTCGCCGGGATGGCAGGCCCCGCCGCAAGGCTGGCAAGCCACGCCTCTGGCTTGGCAGGCCACACAGGTCACCTGGCAGGCTCCGACCATTGCCTGGCAGGCACCACCACCCGTGCGCCAGGGCCCACCGCCCATCCGCCCGGGCCCACCACCCATCCGACCTGGCCCCCCGCCGGTgcgccaggccccgcccccgatTCGCCAGGCACCACCACTGATACGCCAGGCACCGCCGCCCATCCGACCTGCCCCACAGGTCCTGgccaccccaccaccactctgGCAGGCCCTGCCACCCCCGCCGCCGCTGCGGCAGGCTCCACAGGCTAGGCTGCCCACCCCGCAGGTGCGGGCAGCTCCACAGGTGAGGGCGGCACCGCAGGTGCCCACTGCCCCGCCTGCCACGCAGGTGCCCACGGCACCTCCCGCTGGCCCGCAGGCACCCCAGGCTGTGCTGTCTGCTCCTCTGTCAGCCCCACAGGCTGTACACTGCCCACCCATCATCTGGCAGGCCCCCAAAGGCCAAGCCCCAGTGCCACACGAGCTGCCGACGTCGATGGAATTCCAGGATGTGCAGCAAGCCCAGGCTCTGGCCTGGCAGGCTCCCAAGGCCCCTGGGCAGTTCTGGCAGCCCGTGCccacccaggaggcccagagGCAGGGCCCACCACTGGTTCAGCTGGAGCAGCCCTTTCAGGGGGTCCCGGCCTCCCAAAAGGCCCTGCAAATCCAGCTACCCACCCAGCAGGCCCAGCCCTCGGGCCCGCAAGCAGAGCTGCCCACCTTGCAACTCCAGCCCTCCTGGCAAGGCCCCCCAACAGCCTTGCAGGGCCAGCCCGGAGCTCCCTTAGCGGCAGCAAATTTTCCCATGGGCTCCGCTAAATCACTGATGACTCCATCGGGAGAATCCAGGGCCTCTTCAATAGAACGAAGGACCTCTTCAAAGGAACGTAGGACCTCTTCAAAGGAACGGAGGGCCCCTTCGAAGGATCGCATGATCTTTGCTGCCACTTTTTGTGCTCCAAAGGCAGTGTCAGCTGCCAGAGCACATCTGCCGACTGCCTGGAAAAACTTGCCTGCCACTTCGGAGACCTTCACTGCCACTTCAAGGGTCTTTCCAACTACCTCCCGGTTCCAGCCTGCCTCTTCTAATGCCTTTCAGGGCCCATCTGCCCCCTCTGAGACCCCGAAGTCACTGCCACTTGCTCTGCAGGATCCATTTGCCTGCGTGGAAGCCCTGCCTGCTGTCCCATGGGTTCCGCAGCCCAATGTGAATGCTCCAAAAGCAGCCCAGGCAGTGCCAACCATCCTGATGGCTACAGCAGCTGCCCCCAAGGCAATGGCCACCACTCAAGAGGCCTCGAAGACATCTGCTGAGCCGCCACCGCGTCGCTCTGGAAAAGCCACCCGGAAGAAGAAACATCTGAATACCGAAGAGGACAGCAGTGGCCCAATGCTGGCCCTGCGTGACTGGCAGGCTCCGAGACCCTGGGAAAATCTGAACTTGAATGACTGGGAGGTTGAAAACCCTATTCAGGTCCTGGGTGACTGGGAGGGCCCGAGCACCTCCCGTGGCCTGAGTGGCTGGGAGGGCCCAAGCACCTCCCGCATCCTGAGTGGCTGGGAAGGGCCCAGCACAACCTGGGCTCTGAGTGCCTGGGAGGGCCCAAGCACTTCGAGGGCCCTGGGTCTCTGGGAAAGCCCAGGTAGCCCTCAGCCCCTGATCATCTCTGAGTTCGCCAATCTCTCTCAGGGATTTGGTGCCACTCAGCATGACCCCAAGTTGGAGACTCAGGCTTTGTCTCCCTTGGATGAGAGAGCGAATGCATTGGTGCAGTTCCTCTTGGTCAAGGATCAAGCCAAGGTGCCCATCAAGCGTTCAGAGATGGTGAAATTCATCATCCGTGAATATAAAGATGAGTGCTTGGATATCATCAACCGTGCCAACAATAAGCTGCAGTGTGTCTTCGGTTATCAATTGAAAGAAATTGATCCCGAAAACCACTCTTATATTATCATCAACAAGCTGGGGCACCATAAGGGTGAACCAGTGGCATCTTACTTAGACAGGCCCAAGTTAGGCCTCCTGATGGTGGTTCTGAGTCTCATCTTTATGAAAGGCAATTGTGTCAGGGAGGACATGATCTTTAGTTTTCTGTACAGGTTAGGGTTGGATGTCCGAGAGACACATGCTCTCTTTGGAAATACAAAGAAGCTCATCACCGAAGTGTTTGTAAGGCAGAAGTACCTAGAGTACAGGCGAATCCCCTATACTGAGCCAGCAGAATATGAGTTCCTCTGGGGCCCCCGAGCATTCCTCGAAACCAGCAAGATGCTTGTTTTGAGGTTTTTGGCCAAGCTCCATAAGAGAGATCCACGGTGCTGGCCTTTGCAGTACTTTGAAGCGTTGGCAGAGTGTGAGTCTGAAGATTTGGATGAAGATGAGCCTGGATCCGGCGATAATGCCGGTGACCCCACCAGCAGTTCCCCTCCCCGCTAA